A window of the Fulvia fulva chromosome 3, complete sequence genome harbors these coding sequences:
- a CDS encoding Aspercryptin biosynthesis cluster-specific transcription regulator codes for MANGARKRVVTSKPSRNGCRTCRIRRVKCDEGRPVCHKCSSTGRTCDGYEVSYAPRCAPRRAILPARSSSSLSPIGGSPSMWINLPSDLSDVERHGYQFFLINTAPVMQLTMPVPQWVLTVILALQVGPAEPAVFYASAALGTMQRAIPALMHTSFLRPLDADLHELATRQYVKAMSSLRTLIRNADTDTSATRLVLIVCMLCTSFEVFRSRHSAAMDHTRRGCRIAIEQGDALGAQGDIWRMAAVTNLLKVSAVATATGAMPDGQKEDHDSQCCSEYRVMPSTNFETVDEAARSLHALSRMSEHLRSELLELARSRLRSVPSVCGLSQGAQYCLATCLSRTIPISNNQSLRLTQLNKAHARWLSSYDEITADGLVEGTRLHPLLPIKHFFSSFTLSQCRNTVEECTDFGDILDLIEQYTAMTNEEPTGFPPGPTMPYAERIDSFSMGANVLPALDLICYKCREPTIRPRALTLMFNIRRREGLDHSETLGIHALVTAEIEKDRALRLTGSHADISADARFCDVVHAGSETLGVYHVFCARYVADGSGEIEVEEYGAGAVPLRLLAVLNMDRSLCVRSKQVLHAELLCGGKGVIAYVNDTFGVHPHNEQRARLVRDRHQVCQVDFKT; via the exons ATGGCGAACGGTGCACGGAAAAGAGTCGTAACCTCCAAGCCTTCCCGCAACGGCTGTCGCACATGCAG GATTCGCAGGGTCAAATGCGACGAAGGTCGTCCAGTCTGCCACAAGTGCTCATCCACCGGGCGGACCTGCGATGGCTATGAGGTCAGCTATGCACCGAGATGTGCACCACGGCGTGCAATCCTGCCAGCAAGATCATCTTCAAGCTTGTCACCTATCGGTGGGAGTCCATCGATGTGGATCAACTTACCATCTGATCTGAGTGATGTAGAACGCCATGGGTATCAGTTCTTCCTCATCAACACTGCGCCGGTGATGCAGCTAAC CATGCCGGTGCCGCAATGGGTCTTGACTGTGATACTTGCTTTGCAAGTTGGACCCGCCGAACCAGCAGTCTTTTACGCAAGTGCTGCTCTGGGCACTATGCAGCGAGCCATACCAGCTCTTATGCATACTTCATTCCTTCGGCCTCTCGATGCCGACCTACATGAGCTTGCCACGAGGCAATATGTCAAGGCAATGTCGTCACTCCGAACCTTGATTCGAAACGCAGACACTGATACTTCTGCCACACGGCTGGTGCTGATAGTGTGCATGCTTTGTACAAGCTTTGAGGTATTTCGCAGCAGGCACTCGGCCGCTATGGACCACACTCGCCGTGGGTGTAGGATCGCCATCGAGCAAGGTGATGCTCTTGGCGCGCAGGGGGACATTTGGCGCATGGCAGCAGTCACCAACCTGCTCAAGGTCAGCGCGGTGGCAACGGCGACGGGAGCAATGCCTGACGGACAGAAAGAAGACCACGACTCGCAGTGCTGCTCAGAGTACAGAGTAATGCCGTCGACGAATTTCGAGACAGTTGATGAAGCTGCACGATCTCTGCATGCTCTATCCCGAATGAGCGAGCACCTGAGATCGGAACTGCTTGAGCTAGCACGTTCTCGACTCAGGTCTGTTCCCAGTGTCTGCGGATTGAGTCAAGGAGCACAATACTGCTTGGCGACGTGCCTGAGTCGTACCATCCCCATCAGCAACAACCAGTCTCTGCGACTTACTCAACTCAACAAAGCGCACGCACGGTGGCTATCATCCTATGATGAGATCACGGCGGATGGCTTGGTCGAAGGCACAAGGCTCCATCCGCTTTTGCCCATCAAGCATTTCTTCTCCAGTTTTACCCTCTCGCAGTGTCGCAACACCGTGGAAGAATGCACCGACTTTGGCGACATTCTCGACTTGATTGAACAATACACAGCCATGACAAACGAGGAACCAACAGGATTTCCCCCAGGCCCTACTATGCCTTACGCCGAACGGATCGACAGCTTCTCCATGGGCGCGAACGTCTTGCCTGCGCTCGATCTTATATGCTACAAGTGTCGAGAGCCCACCATCAGACCCCGAGCCTTGACCCTCATGTTCAACATTCGCAGACGCGAAGGCCTCGACCACAGCGAGACACTCGGCATCCACGCTCTGGTCACGGCTGAGATCGAGAAAGATCGAGCTCTTCGTCTAACAGGCTCTCACGCGGATATTTCGGCAGACGCACGATTCTGCGATGTCGTTCATGCAGGCAGTGAGACGTTGGGCGTGTACCATGTCTTTTGCGCGCGATATGTGGCTGATGGATCCGGGGAGATTGAGGTCGAGGAGTATGGGGCTGGGGCTGTTCCGCTGCGGTTGCTCGCAGTCTTGAACATGGACAGATCGCTTTGTGTCAGGAGCAAGCAGGTCTTACACGCGGAGCTACTCTGTGGTGGCAAAGGTGTGATTGCGTACGTCAACGACACGTTCGGCGTACACCCTCACAACGAACAGAGGGCGAGGCTAGTGAGGGATCGGCATCAAGTGTGTCAGGTCGACTTCAAGACTTGA
- a CDS encoding Nucleolar GTP-binding protein 1 → MKTTWKDIAPVPTSQEFLDIVLSRTQRRLPTQIRAGFKISRIRAFYIRKVKYTSETFAEKLSAILDGFPRLADIHPFHKDLLNTLYDADHFRIALGQLNTAKGLIETVARDYVRLLKYGQSLFQCKQLKRAALGRMATICKRLKDPLVYLEQVRQHLGRLPGIDPNTRSLLICGYPNVGKSSFLKNISRADVDVQPYAFTTKSLFVGHFDYKMLRFQAIDTPGILDHPLEEMNTIEMQSITAIAHLRSAIMYFMDLSEQCGYSVSAQMDLFESIKPLFANKLVFIVVNKIDVMRPEDLDAESKERLEKLSKSANVELLQLSCTTTEGLIGVRNAVCDRLLAERNAQKLQAGTNASGEVTGRLGDVLRRIHVAQPLGGVTPWTPELPEGIKNRIKYDKDDPNRPKLMRDIEEENGGAGVFNVNLKDNYLLENDEWKYDKIPEVVDGKNVYDFIDPDIEEKLKALEEEEEQKEAEGYYDDEDEELEDAEEADIAYKAELIREKRQLIRNENQMRKSLKNRAVIPRSKKAVELEKMEKSLQNAGYDTSAIATRVEEARSKSRPRGRSQAPTEDADAMDVDATPKERMSRSMSVLRQRSQSKNRRDDGVTDELARTKAERMQKLGQKKMNRMARQGEADRHTTAAKSKWLLAGKRGMGSTRSR, encoded by the coding sequence ATGAAGACGACGTGGAAGGATATCGCGCCGGTGCCGACATCGCAGGAGTTCCTCGACATTGTCCTCTCCCGCACACAACGCCGCCTGCCCACCCAGATTCGCGCCGGCTTCAAAATCAGTCGTATCCGAGCCTTCTACATTCGCAAAGTCAAGTACACCTCAGAGACATTTGCCGAGAAGTTGTCAGCTATCCTCGACGGCTTCCCCCGATTGGCAGACATTCACCCGTTCCACAAGGATCTGCTCAACACCCTCTACGATGCCGACCATTTCAGAATTGCGCTGGGTCAGCTCAACACTGCCAAGGGCTTGATCGAGACGGTAGCAAGAGATTACGTGCGACTGCTCAAGTACGgacagagcttgttccagtGCAAGCAGCTCAAGAGGGCGGCATTGGGTCGCATGGCCACAATCTGCAAGAGACTGAAAGATCCGCTGGTGTATCTTGAGCAGGTGAGGCAACATTTGGGTCGTCTGCCTGGTATTGATCCGAACACAAGATCGCTCCTGATCTGCGGTTACCCTAACGTCGGCAAGTCGAGTTTCTTGAAGAACATCTCCCGCGCAGATGTGGACGTGCAGCCCTATGCTTTCACCACCAAGTCCCTGTTTGTGGGCCACTTTGACTACAAGATGCTTCGTTTCCAGGCCATCGACACGCCCGGAATTCTGGACCACCCACTTGAAGAGATGAACACGATCGAAATGCAGAGTATCACAGCCATCGCACACTTGAGGAGTGCCATCATGTACTTCATGGATCTCAGTGAGCAGTGTGGCTACAGTGTTTCTGCTCAGATGGACTTGTTCGAGAGCATCAAGCCACTCTTCGCCAACAAGCTTGTGTTTATCGTAGTGAACAAGATCGATGTGATGAGACCTGAAGATCTGGATGCGGAGTCGAAGGAGAGATTGGAGAAGTTGTCGAAGAGCGCAAACGTCGAGCTTCTGCAATTGAGCTGCACAACCACAGAAGGTCTCATTGGTGTGCGAAACGCAGTATGCGATCGCCTTCTGGCAGAGCGCAACGCACAGAAGCTGCAGGCTGGCACGAACGCTTCCGGAGAGGTCACAGGACGACTCGGCGATGTCTTGCGCAGGATTCACGTTGCGCAGCCACTCGGCGGCGTCACTCCATGGACACCTGAGCTACCGGAGGGCATCAAGAACAGGATCAAGTACGACAAGGACGACCCGAACCGACCCAAGCTTATGCGCGACATCGAGGAGGAGAATGGTGGTGCCGGTGTGTTCAACGTCAACCTCAAAGACAACTACCTTCTCGAGAACGACGAATGGAAGTACGACAAGATCCCCGAAGTTGTCGACGGCAAGAACGTGTACGACTTCATCGACCCAGATATCGAGGAGAAGCTGAAGGCTTTggaagaggaggaggagcAAAAGGAGGCAGAAGGATACTACGACGACGAGGACGAAGAGCTGGAAGATGCGGAAGAGGCAGACATTGCATACAAAGCCGAGCTCATCCGCGAGAAGCGCCAGCTCATCAGAAATGAGAACCAGATGCGCAAATCGCTCAAGAACAGAGCCGTCATACCCCGATCGAAGAAAGCAGTCGAACTCGAGAAGATGGAGAAGTCCCTCCAGAACGCTGGCTACGACACTTCCGCGATTGCGACCCGCGTTGAGGAGGCTCGTTCGAAATCACGACCACGTGGCAGGAGTCAAGCGCCCACTGAGGACGCCGACGCGATGGATGTGGACGCTACACCAAAGGAGCGCATGTCGAGAAGCATGTCCGTGCTGAGACAACGCAGCCAGAGCAAGAACAGGCGCGACGACGGTGTGACGGATGAGCTTGCGAGGACAAAGGCGGAGAGGATGCAGAAGCTGGgacagaagaagatgaacAGAATGGCGAGACAGGGTGAGGCTGATAGGCATACTACTGCGGCTAAGTCGAAGTGGCTGTTGGCTGGTAAGAGAGGTATGGGAAGCACGAGGAGCAGGTAG